gttggcattgcctgtctCCATGGCATGGATGTGCATTTCAATGCATTGTACAGCTTCTTCCTTTTTTGTGTCAACAATGTGGGGGTTGCTCTTGAGTACCTCTAGGAGAACTTTCCATTTCTTGACAACAGTAGACATCAGGCGACTGGCTTCGGTTTCTGCTGATGACCTCTTCACACGTTCGATGATACTGGTGGACACACTGGTCACACCGGCTGCTGCTCCCAGCCCTATCCCAGTGGCCAAGAGCGCCACACTGGCCCCCATTGTCACGGGTGCCAGGGCCAGGCCAACGATGGTCAGAACACCAGACACAGCACCAGTGCTGTGGGCCATCACGTTGGAGATTGTACATCCCTTATGGACCTTCTCAACCTTGTCTGCGAGCTCATGGAATTTGCCTATGAACTCCTCCAGCTGCCATTTCACCCGAGGAAATTTATTCAGAAACCTCCTCCTGTCCAGCTGCTCTTTGGGGAGTTTTTCTTGGTCCTCCTCAACTAAGACTCTTTTCAATTCGTTCAGATAATTGTGTAGTTCATCCGTGTCTTCCCTGTAACGATGAAGGTCAAGGGATTAGAAAGGCAGTTTGTTGTCTGTAAAATTGGCTCCATAATATCTATTCTGCATAAATACAGATGTTACTATAAATCATtagaaaagaattttataaatgtaaacttTTCTCTTTCAACCTTAAACACGTTTCATACTTTATAGATGCTCCATCTTGAAATAGCTAAACTTGGAATAGGTAAACGAGGTCACCTTAGGATACCGGCAACTTAAGAGAGGTATTTGAGagaattcccaggtggtccagaggtttcaactctgcactcccactgcTGGCCTTaactcaatccctggttggggaatgaggatcccacaggccatatGGCTCAGCCAAAGAAAAGGTATGTGGTAAAGATGTCTCACAGGTGGGTCAACACCACCACTTTGAAAGAGTTTTTGGAGTGGGAACTCCACAGATAAACAAAGACATGTAGGACTGGAGGAGAAAACCTTCATTCAAGGGCTTCAGTGTATAGTGAGAAGTCTCCCTGCCCTTGGCTACTGAGAAGTGGTCCCTAAGCCCATAGAATTCTGGCTGATAGGAGTATCCTTGCATGCCTGGGCCTTTGGTCACTGGTCAGTCTGACAAGGTGATGAGTGACCCAAGGTCTCTGGGTCTCATTGTATCAGTCCTGCCATTTGGCAGAGCTGGACACTGGGGCACGAGTCTGACTTCCAGGAGGGGCTGGAGATGACAGGTCAGGGTAATTTGGCTTTTAAGCAAGGTGAGTGTCCCTGATGAGCAGTACTCCATGCATCTTATCACACACCGAATCCATGTCAGTAATGTGTCCTGAGGACAATGGAAGCTTCGTATGTGAAACCTGCCCAGACTCCGCCCTGTGGCTGGTGGGAACTTTTATCCTTCCCTGTAGTAAACTGTAGCTGGGATCATGAAGCTTTCAGTGAGTCCTGTCCATTCTATAGGGAATTCTTGAACCTGAGAGTCGTTTTGGGGATCCCCTAAATTTGCCACTGAAGTCAAAGTAAGGGCAGTCCTGGGCACTGTGCCTTTGCACTTTGCAGATTGGCTGTCTCTATGACCTAGAATAATTTAAACCCAAAAAGTCAGAGCTAGAAGGCACCTTATAATCATTTGGTCTGCCATCTGCTGTCTTCTAAGCATTGAGCCCTTGACCTTCTCAGCAGAAGGTCACTGGGTCCACCCCACTGCCCCAGTTGACAGGGAAGAGGGAGATGAGCTATGAGCCCTGTTTCCCTTGGACTCTCCAGCTCACCTCACTGACTCCTGACCCGTCACCCAGCACCCTCAATCGCTCAGGGGTCACCAACCTAACTCACAATTTACCTGGAGACAGCTTCATTGCCTGCACCCTAAGGCCGTGGGCAACCTGTGGAACCTCTAAAGATTCAAGGGACTTGAGGAAACAGTCATCTGAACAGCTGAGCCTGAGGAGACCGGCACTTACACAGTTGGTGGAGGAAGCATTTTCCTCTTGGGTGGGGATGTGTGAGGCTCCTCAGAATCCCTCAAATGTCACACAATCACATCCACTCATTGTGACCCTGGAGGGCTCCCTAAGCCACATGGCCATCCCACTGTCAGGGGAACTCCATGTAGATTAGAAGAGGGTCCCCAATGGAGTGAGAAGCCAGGTCCCAGGCAGGGTGTGCAGACACAGTCACCCAGGGCCCTCTAGTCCAGCATGAGGGGATCCCACCAGGGAGGGAAGAAATGTCCCCCTCTCCCACTCAGGGGACCTCTGCTAGGGTCACAGTCCCTTCAGTTCTGTGTCCTTAGGGCCCACTGTCTTCACTCTAGCCCTGGTCCTGCTGCCCAAGCCTGCCTGCTAGTCCTCCAACCTGGACCCACTGCTCCACCCTGACCCCTGGGTCTGACCCTGGTGCAGGCCTCCCCGGTCCTTTGGACGAGATGATTGCACTTGGTTCCCCACCTCTGACCCTGCAGTTCACTCTGAGGCCATCACCATAATCCATCAGACTGAATTGCTATTCCCATTGGACACAGGACTGATCTGAGATTCAAAGTCTTAAGCCCACCGTCCCAGGATTTGGGCACAGCTAGATCCAGGATCCCACCAGCTCCTCCAGTTCCTCTCTAGCCTCTCTCCCTTATGGGCCAGCAGGATCCTGCAGGGTTCGTACAGTTCCTAACATCAGGAATAGAAAGACTGTAGGCAGAAACCCAGGACACAAATGGTGGTGTCAGGATTTTCCCACTTGTCCCAAAGGAAATTCTGCTTGGTTCTCCTCACCAGAAAGAACACCCTTGACCCCTGTCTCTTCCCAACaagcttttaaaatgttactatTGACTGAGTACTTACTCCGTGTCAGTCATTATGGGAAGCACTTTACATGCATGACCTCAGTGTCCtcacagtaaaaatgaaaatatggagaAACTAAAGCAGAGAGTAGttcagtaacttgtccaaggtcacataaccTGCGCCTTCCTTGCAGGTTTCATCTCTTCTCAACCCACGATCATTCACTGTCAGCAAATGACATGGAGGAAATATTCCTGATGGAATCTTGAGAAGGAACACCCCTGGCCCCAACAGTAGGCTCCTGCCTGGAGGAGGCGTTACTCCAGGAGGAAGCTGGCCTGGTGCTGGGGGACATGGGTGACCTTCCTGGTGCACCTGTGCCGGTTACCTGGACAAACTGGCCTCAGCCTTAATTCTCTCCAGGAATTCATTCAGCAGGAGTAGCAGTTCCTCTCTGCTCAGTATGTCCCAGAGACATTCAACGACCTCCTCAAAAAAGATCTCAATATCTAGatgaaagaaaagggaataagATAAGAAAAATTAGTGGTGGGACATAAATGTTATTGagtataaaatagttaaaattcaTCTTTCTGAGCAGCAGTCACCTGGGGTGCTCTTGGTGAGGTCACCTAGGGTTATGGATGGACTGTCCCCTTCCCCCCCCAATTTCTGTTGAAGAGTTAACCCCTGGTGACCTTTCTGAAGATAGGGCTTGTAAGTAGATTAGGTGAAATGAGATCCTACGTGGGATTCCGAGGTAAATTGAGGTCATAGGTGGGATTCCCTGGgagttctagtggtaaagaacctgcccccATTTGTAAGAGAggcggctttgatccctgagtcaggaagatccctgaaggagggcatggcaagccactccaatattcttgtttggagaatcccatggatagaggaggctggcaggctgcagtccatgaggttgcaaagagttggacatgactgagcaactgaacacacacacacacaaagagaagaaGCAGCAAGTGTGATTTGTTAGTTACCCCTTCCAGAATAGACGGGCAGTGCCCTATAAAT
Above is a genomic segment from Bos indicus isolate NIAB-ARS_2022 breed Sahiwal x Tharparkar chromosome 5, NIAB-ARS_B.indTharparkar_mat_pri_1.0, whole genome shotgun sequence containing:
- the LOC109559508 gene encoding apolipoprotein L3-like — protein: MSSENFGHCSDIEIFFEEVVECLWDILSREELLLLLNEFLERIKAEASLSREDTDELHNYLNELKRVLVEEDQEKLPKEQLDRRRFLNKFPRVKWQLEEFIGKFHELADKVEKVHKGCTISNVMAHSTGAVSGVLTIVGLALAPVTMGASVALLATGIGLGAAAGVTSVSTSIIERVKRSSAETEASRLMSTVVKKWKVLLEVLKSNPHIVDTKKEEAVQCIEMHIHAMETGNANPGSEANASIYMSPGRISGPGIQHIETGFKATAVTITKGARIAGLAAAGVFLLVDVGFLVKESIHLHNGAKTEAAESLRRRAWELERKLEKLTQIYESLQEDLS